The DNA region CCAACAGAAGAGAAACATTCGATATCATTGAACCCATAGGGTCTACTGGCGCTTTTATACAGTTCAGCGAGTTGGCGAACAAAAGGGTCTAACGCGACAAAAGCGGCTTTATAGATAACACCACGTACCTTAAACAACTTTTGAGCGTGCGACAAAATACGATCAAACTCTTGTACCGACACATCTATGTCTATTTCTGAAAAATCGTACAAACGCGAATACACTTGATTTTCAGGTTGCGCAGCTTTGATTTGTTCTAACAAATGAATAACGTCATCACTTTTTAAAACACCGGCCACTTGAATTTCAATGCACCGAGTTTGTTCATTTGTTTTGACCGATAAAATCTCATTGATTAGCGGCGAAACCGATTTTGTCATTGCTTACCCTCAGTTTTAAAGCAGCGCGCACATTAATGATCTAAAACCTAAAGATCAAGCGATTTGCGTGTATTTTAAGTATAGACTGCATCAACAATCTCGAAAGAGAGATAATCTGATTCGTGAACTCTATCGAGTTACTATAACTAGACGATCCTTATAGCCATTTTTTTAATTTGGACCATAACTAAGTGGTTTAAATGTTATTTTTATTTTAACTATTAGTAATAAAAAATTAGGTCTCATTTAACCAACC from Pleionea litopenaei includes:
- a CDS encoding STAS/SEC14 domain-containing protein; amino-acid sequence: MTKSVSPLINEILSVKTNEQTRCIEIQVAGVLKSDDVIHLLEQIKAAQPENQVYSRLYDFSEIDIDVSVQEFDRILSHAQKLFKVRGVIYKAAFVALDPFVRQLAELYKSASRPYGFNDIECFSSVGEAKAWLAEK